A part of Streptomyces sp. DSM 40750 genomic DNA contains:
- a CDS encoding HelD family protein, with protein sequence MNDPAVRAVESERNYVSSLYELLTERISEARVRRASVLKAPAKGAGEAYEREIAAERLAKEIGRLEGAEKGLVFGRIDWTDGTALRIGRIGLHTEEDDLPLLVDWRANAARPFYEATPVHPMDLRRRRHLRLEERTVVSVSDELLDGTAPTDEDVVGDGPLTEALSARRTGRMHAAVATLQAEQDEIVRSAHRGVTVVQGGPGTGKTVVALHRAAYVLYAFPRAAEEGVLVVGPNARFLDYISQVLPSLGENDVVLATCRELTGVPTGTVDPLDTARLKGSSDLADALAGLLRVHQAPAGDFTVRVGQELVHLSGEEVAMARDAAVAAAPGHNPARQVFKELLVDAVTDAMQRDMGDLLERIDADAERMTGIDLDRFTGAAQRRAEGAADSGPVHELDLDAIRADLLDDAGVDRAVEVLWPRLVPGDLVTALLTNAGALAERLPRLTARERSLLLRGPDDPWTDADAPLLDEAASLVDGPPERTYGHVVVDEAQELTAMQWRMIVRRCPARAMTLVGDFAQAGPVATARDWKEALSPHVGPRFKLHNLTVSYRTTHEILESVRDLLTRIAPDQKPTRSLRSGESPRTVTTPPDGLVTAVVQELRAQSTAHPGELLGVICADTRVSELTAQGIAHRARIVPASEARGLEFDGVVVMNPEEIIMARPGGERDLYVALTRATKRLCAITVQSA encoded by the coding sequence ATGAATGATCCCGCTGTGCGTGCGGTTGAATCGGAGCGGAATTATGTGTCCTCCTTATATGAGCTGCTCACCGAGCGGATTTCCGAGGCGCGAGTACGCCGAGCGAGTGTGCTGAAGGCCCCGGCGAAAGGCGCCGGTGAGGCATACGAGAGAGAAATCGCCGCCGAGCGTCTGGCCAAGGAAATCGGCCGGCTGGAGGGCGCCGAAAAAGGGCTGGTCTTCGGGCGCATCGACTGGACGGATGGCACGGCCCTGCGCATCGGGCGGATCGGACTGCATACGGAGGAGGATGACCTGCCTCTGCTCGTGGACTGGCGCGCGAACGCGGCGCGGCCCTTCTACGAGGCGACACCGGTCCACCCGATGGACCTGCGGCGGCGCCGGCACCTGCGCCTCGAGGAGCGCACGGTCGTCTCGGTGAGCGACGAACTGCTGGACGGGACCGCCCCGACCGACGAGGACGTCGTGGGGGACGGCCCGTTGACCGAGGCTCTGTCGGCACGGCGTACGGGCAGGATGCACGCGGCCGTCGCGACGCTGCAGGCCGAGCAGGACGAGATCGTCCGCTCCGCCCACCGCGGGGTGACCGTGGTGCAGGGCGGGCCCGGCACCGGCAAGACGGTGGTCGCCCTGCACCGGGCGGCCTATGTCCTGTACGCGTTCCCGCGCGCCGCGGAGGAGGGCGTCCTGGTGGTGGGCCCGAACGCCCGGTTCCTCGACTACATCTCCCAGGTCCTTCCCTCGCTCGGAGAGAACGACGTCGTTCTGGCGACCTGCCGGGAGCTGACCGGAGTGCCCACGGGCACGGTGGACCCGCTCGATACGGCGCGTCTCAAGGGCAGCTCCGACCTCGCCGACGCCTTGGCCGGCCTGCTGCGCGTCCACCAAGCCCCCGCCGGTGACTTCACCGTGCGGGTCGGACAGGAACTGGTTCACCTCTCCGGCGAGGAAGTCGCCATGGCACGCGACGCCGCCGTGGCAGCCGCACCGGGGCACAACCCCGCGCGCCAGGTGTTCAAAGAGCTCTTGGTCGACGCCGTCACCGACGCGATGCAACGAGACATGGGCGACCTCCTGGAGCGGATCGACGCCGATGCCGAAAGGATGACGGGCATTGACCTCGACCGGTTCACGGGAGCCGCCCAGCGCCGTGCCGAAGGTGCGGCCGACTCGGGTCCGGTCCACGAGCTGGACCTGGACGCCATCCGAGCCGATCTCCTCGACGACGCCGGCGTCGACCGAGCGGTCGAGGTGTTGTGGCCGCGGCTGGTACCCGGTGACCTCGTGACGGCGCTCCTGACGAACGCCGGCGCTCTCGCCGAGCGCCTGCCCCGCCTGACCGCGCGGGAGCGGTCCCTTCTGCTGCGCGGTCCGGACGACCCGTGGACGGATGCCGATGCGCCGTTGCTGGACGAGGCGGCGAGCCTGGTCGACGGTCCCCCCGAGCGGACGTACGGGCACGTCGTCGTCGACGAGGCGCAGGAACTGACCGCCATGCAGTGGCGGATGATCGTCCGCCGCTGCCCGGCAAGGGCGATGACGCTGGTGGGTGACTTCGCCCAGGCAGGCCCGGTCGCGACAGCACGCGACTGGAAGGAAGCGCTGAGCCCCCACGTCGGACCGCGGTTCAAACTGCACAACCTGACCGTCAGCTACCGCACCACGCACGAGATCCTGGAGAGCGTCCGGGACCTGCTCACGCGGATCGCTCCGGACCAGAAGCCCACACGGTCACTGCGAAGCGGTGAGAGCCCTCGCACCGTGACCACACCTCCGGACGGGTTGGTCACCGCCGTTGTTCAGGAACTCCGCGCCCAGAGCACCGCGCACCCGGGCGAGCTTCTAGGAGTGATCTGCGCGGACACCAGGGTGAGCGAGCTGACGGCCCAAGGCATCGCTCACCGCGCACGCATCGTGCCGGCGTCCGAAGCACGCGGCCTGGAATTCGACGGGGTCGTCGTCATGAACCCCGAGGAAATCATCATGGCCCGCCCCGGTGGGGAAAGGGACTTGTACGTAGCCCTGACCCGGGCCACCAAGCGCCTCTGCGCAATCACCGTCCAGTCCGCCTGA
- a CDS encoding helix-turn-helix domain-containing protein, with amino-acid sequence MPIAVDIDVMRARRKMSVGELADRVGITPANLAVLKNGRAKAVRFATLAALCEVLKCQPGDLLRWEGEDTAGE; translated from the coding sequence ATGCCGATCGCCGTCGACATCGACGTGATGCGGGCCAGGCGGAAGATGTCCGTGGGCGAGCTCGCAGACCGCGTAGGGATCACGCCCGCCAACCTGGCGGTACTCAAGAACGGCCGCGCCAAGGCGGTGCGCTTTGCGACGCTCGCCGCGCTCTGCGAGGTGCTCAAGTGCCAGCCGGGCGACCTGCTTCGCTGGGAGGGCGAGGACACCGCGGGCGAATGA
- a CDS encoding DUF2975 domain-containing protein, protein MGKLTVRALRAVLVVVLTGTVFVQALMMWALVSGSDPEDGSLPLTPLRVITILGIGTAQVALVCVWRLVTMVRRGTVFSHAAFRYVDVIIGAIAAAALVWFAVTALNAPGQRDDPGVTLIMGGIGVAILGVALIVLVLRMLLAQAVARDVEAAQMQAELDEVI, encoded by the coding sequence ATGGGAAAGCTGACAGTGCGCGCGCTGCGCGCCGTGCTCGTGGTGGTACTCACCGGCACCGTGTTCGTACAGGCATTGATGATGTGGGCGTTGGTCAGCGGGAGTGACCCGGAGGACGGGTCGCTCCCGCTGACCCCGCTGCGCGTGATCACGATCCTGGGCATCGGGACGGCCCAGGTCGCCCTGGTCTGTGTATGGCGACTGGTGACGATGGTGCGACGCGGAACCGTGTTCTCCCACGCCGCCTTCCGGTACGTGGACGTCATCATCGGCGCGATCGCTGCGGCTGCTCTCGTGTGGTTCGCAGTCACGGCCCTGAATGCGCCCGGCCAGCGGGACGACCCGGGCGTCACCCTCATCATGGGCGGGATTGGTGTGGCCATCCTGGGAGTCGCGCTCATCGTGCTCGTGCTGCGGATGCTGCTCGCCCAGGCCGTCGCGCGCGACGTCGAAGCGGCGCAGATGCAGGCCGAGTTGGACGAGGTGATCTGA